From the genome of Pelobacter propionicus DSM 2379, one region includes:
- a CDS encoding PAS domain-containing hybrid sensor histidine kinase/response regulator, which produces MDDKLSAALLHSIKGIAWECDPLTLRFSHVDQEAESILGYPCRQWVEEQDFWQAHIPTDDAEQCAIQLREAAEKGESREFEHRMAAADGRTVWFRTIVTPLPTEGGSIRLQGVMIDISESRQTRMLLQSSEERFQRAMLGANDGIWDWNLLTDEVYFSPRWKEMLGYAEHELENNLDSWSYLTHPADLQATLTLIKDYVEGRSDTFEAEFRMRHRDGHYICVLSRGLLARDDDGRGTRLVGTHVDITRQRRAEEELYLARYCLDQAPMGIFRLDQDMNVLYANRHACESLGYSREELCRMSVFDFDPQFRREDLPNHLKKRQQRHCMTFEAVHRNRDGVIFPVEITSTHLEYQGEEFLFSFARDITERKRAEQALKEQEELYSVIFNQAPDGVVLVDAETLEFREFNDTACAGLGYSREEFARLSVADINPEYDKEWHRSHINEIISRNYGVFETIHRHRNGSLRNMRISVRTVQIRGCRYLLSFWTDTTEQARLQEELRLREYYQRALLDNFPSAAWIKDREGRFLAVNRQLATFLGLASPQELVDKTIHDVAPSALADQNTAEDRRVLTSGRPKHDEEELPVSGENRWFEVYISPVSIDGQVVGTVGCNWDVTERKKIEQNLRESEERYRRLVELSPDAIFIHSGNRFVFMNQAAARLLGAKTPEELYGRKPLDFIHPDQREMVGQRIDRALERRDNPPIEELMVRLDGSTVPVEMVSVHHTYRGKDAVLAIARDISERMKIQDERVRSQKLESLGLLAGGIAHDFNNILSGILGNISLVCSRLDPDDPLASRLKSCEKATIRATGLTRQLLTFARGGEPVRKVIDPAPLIRESATFVLRGTNVKGDIRMTEGLSCINVDAGQISQVLNNLIINATHSMPGGGVIIISAMNEALHEGNAFNLAPGDYLRITVQDQGCGIPPENLPKIFDPYFTTKRRGSGLGLASAYAIIRRHGGAIEVSSRVGVGTTFTLRLPAQPQVHAADRMVGPGNVLCGSGRILVMDDEEIIREVSREILQCAGYCVESCSDGREALQRFQEAKEKSRPFDAIIMDLTIPGGMGGKEAAQLIRAVDPNAVLIVSSGYSNDPVIATYQQHGFNGSVVKPFSFQSLAGEVQRLINKGK; this is translated from the coding sequence AACCGATGACGCGGAGCAATGCGCCATCCAGCTCAGGGAGGCGGCTGAGAAGGGGGAAAGCCGGGAATTCGAACACCGCATGGCCGCGGCGGACGGGAGAACCGTCTGGTTCCGCACCATTGTCACTCCGCTCCCCACCGAAGGCGGCTCCATCCGCCTGCAGGGGGTCATGATCGACATCTCCGAGAGCAGGCAAACCAGGATGCTGCTGCAATCCAGTGAGGAGCGCTTCCAGCGGGCCATGCTGGGCGCCAACGACGGCATCTGGGACTGGAACCTGCTCACCGATGAGGTCTACTTCTCCCCCCGCTGGAAGGAGATGCTCGGCTACGCTGAGCATGAGCTGGAGAACAATCTCGACAGCTGGTCCTACCTGACGCATCCGGCCGACCTGCAGGCCACCCTGACACTGATAAAGGACTACGTGGAGGGGCGGAGCGACACGTTTGAAGCCGAGTTCCGCATGAGACACCGGGACGGCCACTACATCTGCGTCCTGTCGCGCGGCCTCCTGGCTCGTGACGATGACGGCAGGGGAACCCGCCTAGTGGGTACCCATGTGGACATTACACGACAGAGGCGGGCGGAGGAGGAACTTTATCTTGCCCGATACTGCCTGGATCAGGCGCCCATGGGTATTTTCAGACTCGATCAGGACATGAACGTACTCTATGCCAACAGGCATGCCTGCGAGAGTCTGGGGTATTCCCGGGAAGAGCTCTGCCGGATGTCGGTGTTCGACTTCGACCCGCAGTTCAGGAGGGAAGACCTTCCCAATCATCTAAAAAAAAGACAACAACGGCATTGCATGACCTTTGAAGCGGTTCACCGGAACAGGGATGGTGTCATCTTTCCCGTGGAAATAACCTCAACCCACTTGGAATATCAGGGAGAAGAGTTCCTGTTCAGTTTCGCACGTGACATTACTGAGCGCAAAAGGGCCGAGCAGGCCTTAAAGGAGCAGGAGGAGCTGTACAGCGTTATATTCAATCAGGCGCCCGACGGTGTGGTCCTGGTGGACGCGGAGACGCTGGAATTCAGGGAGTTCAACGACACGGCCTGCGCAGGGCTCGGCTACAGCCGGGAGGAATTCGCCCGACTGTCCGTAGCCGATATCAACCCCGAATACGACAAGGAGTGGCACCGGAGCCATATCAACGAGATCATCTCCCGGAATTATGGCGTCTTCGAGACCATCCATCGTCACCGCAACGGCTCGCTGCGCAACATGCGCATCAGCGTGAGAACGGTCCAGATTCGGGGGTGCCGCTATCTGCTGTCGTTCTGGACCGACACCACCGAGCAGGCCAGACTCCAGGAGGAGCTGAGACTGCGGGAATACTACCAGCGTGCGCTCCTGGACAACTTTCCCTCTGCCGCCTGGATCAAGGACAGAGAGGGACGCTTCCTGGCGGTCAACAGACAGCTTGCCACCTTTCTGGGGCTAGCGTCCCCCCAGGAACTGGTGGATAAAACCATCCATGATGTCGCCCCCTCGGCTCTTGCCGACCAAAACACGGCAGAGGACCGCAGGGTACTGACGAGCGGCAGACCAAAACACGACGAGGAAGAGCTTCCGGTAAGCGGTGAAAACCGCTGGTTCGAGGTCTATATTTCCCCGGTCTCCATCGACGGCCAGGTCGTCGGTACCGTGGGATGCAACTGGGATGTCACCGAGCGGAAAAAGATCGAGCAAAACCTCAGGGAGAGCGAGGAACGCTACCGCAGGCTGGTGGAGCTTTCTCCCGACGCGATCTTCATCCACAGCGGCAACAGATTCGTTTTCATGAACCAGGCCGCCGCCAGGCTGCTGGGAGCGAAAACCCCGGAAGAGCTCTACGGCAGGAAACCGCTGGATTTCATCCATCCCGACCAGCGGGAAATGGTGGGGCAGCGGATAGACAGGGCACTTGAACGTCGGGACAACCCTCCCATCGAGGAGCTGATGGTCCGACTGGACGGCTCCACCGTGCCGGTGGAGATGGTCTCCGTGCATCACACCTACCGGGGCAAAGACGCGGTGCTGGCCATAGCCCGCGACATAAGCGAGCGAATGAAGATTCAGGACGAGCGGGTACGAAGCCAGAAACTGGAATCCCTGGGGCTCCTGGCAGGAGGCATCGCCCATGATTTCAACAACATCCTTTCCGGCATCCTGGGAAACATCTCGCTGGTCTGCTCAAGACTCGACCCCGACGACCCTCTCGCCAGCCGCCTCAAAAGCTGCGAAAAAGCGACCATCCGGGCCACCGGGCTGACCCGGCAGCTGCTCACCTTCGCCCGCGGCGGAGAACCGGTCAGGAAGGTCATCGATCCCGCCCCCCTGATCCGGGAAAGCGCCACCTTCGTGCTGCGCGGCACCAACGTGAAGGGTGACATCCGGATGACGGAAGGCCTCTCGTGCATCAACGTCGATGCCGGACAGATCAGTCAGGTGCTGAACAACCTGATCATCAACGCCACGCACTCCATGCCGGGTGGCGGGGTAATCATCATCAGCGCGATGAACGAAGCGCTTCACGAGGGGAATGCGTTCAACCTGGCACCAGGGGATTACCTGAGAATAACCGTCCAGGACCAGGGCTGCGGCATCCCGCCGGAAAATCTGCCCAAGATATTCGACCCCTACTTCACCACCAAACGAAGGGGGAGCGGCCTGGGGCTTGCTTCGGCCTATGCCATAATCAGACGCCATGGCGGGGCGATCGAAGTATCCTCCCGGGTGGGGGTTGGAACGACGTTCACCCTCCGCCTTCCGGCTCAGCCCCAGGTACATGCCGCTGACAGGATGGTTGGACCAGGGAATGTCCTGTGTGGAAGCGGAAGAATCCTGGTCATGGACGACGAAGAGATCATCCGGGAGGTATCACGGGAAATCCTCCAGTGCGCCGGTTACTGCGTGGAGTCGTGCTCCGACGGAAGAGAGGCACTGCAGCGCTTCCAGGAGGCGAAAGAGAAAAGCAGACCGTTCGATGCGATCATCATGGACCTGACCATTCCCGGCGGCATGGGGGGGAAGGAGGCAGCACAGCTCATCCGCGCTGTGGACCCGAACGCGGTCCTGATCGTCTCCAGCGGCTATTCCAACGACCCGGTGATTGCCACCTACCAACAGCACGGCTTCAACGGATCGGTGGTCAAGCCGTTCTCCTTCCAATCCCTGGCCGGCGAGGTGCAACGGTTGATCAATAAGGGGAAGTAA
- the priA gene encoding replication restart helicase PriA, with amino-acid sequence MHQTPPTIVEVAIPLPLDKSFHYLVPPSLLEQAQPGKRVLVPFGSRKLTGYLLAFAQTEDCTRLKEIIDVLDSDPLWTDGELEFFRWVACYYLSPLGEVIKTALPAGINPRSAKGSDQAVAGGSRIRREALYLPADGAMPDRALGAKAAQLLELLSTEGEFTATELRKRFGSCSPQLKRLMELGLVRREERELFRDPFRDETVQPDRPRQLNQHQQAALDSLLSRLDSREFSPFLLHGVTGSGKTEVYLQAISHTLALGMSALTLVPEISLTPQLVRRFRARFGDGIAILHSGLSDGERYDEWRRIRRGLVRIVIGARSAIFAPLERIGIIVVDEEHDSSFKQSDGLRYNARDLALVRGRMEGALVLLGSATPLITSQYAVEQGRLGLLTLPERVRGIPMPTVETVAMQGVKGTISARLLQALEETLASGEQSIIFLNRRGFATFLVCSECGQPLTCPNCSVTLTFHRGRGQSVCHYCDFAIPAPGICPGCGCPELKELGAGTERVEHELRELLPHARILRMDSDTTTGRGSHDRLLRRMNDGSADILIGTQMITKGHDFPSVTLVGVINAEASLHMPDFRSSERTFQLLCQVFGRAGRGDTPGRVILQALDPGHYAIQCAIDHDSAGFYRQELEFRREAGYPPFSFLASLALSGTCEEAVEQRAEAAARLLLNIKREQKLRTELLGPAPAPLYRLRGRFRRRILIKSASRSELRRLIVAWRDQRDSSSVREAMDIDPLDMS; translated from the coding sequence ATGCATCAAACTCCCCCCACCATCGTCGAAGTAGCCATTCCGCTCCCCCTGGACAAGAGCTTCCACTACCTGGTTCCCCCGTCGCTGCTTGAGCAGGCGCAGCCGGGGAAGCGGGTGCTGGTCCCCTTCGGCAGCCGCAAACTCACCGGCTATCTGCTGGCCTTCGCTCAGACGGAAGACTGCACCAGACTGAAAGAGATCATCGATGTCCTGGACAGTGATCCGCTCTGGACCGATGGGGAACTGGAGTTCTTCCGCTGGGTGGCCTGCTACTACCTGTCCCCCCTGGGGGAGGTGATCAAGACGGCGCTCCCCGCCGGCATCAACCCGAGGAGCGCAAAGGGTTCTGACCAGGCCGTGGCGGGAGGGAGCAGGATCAGGCGCGAGGCGCTGTACCTGCCCGCGGATGGCGCCATGCCGGACCGTGCCCTGGGCGCCAAGGCGGCCCAACTGCTGGAGCTGCTCAGTACGGAGGGGGAGTTCACGGCAACGGAGCTGCGCAAACGCTTCGGCTCCTGCTCGCCCCAGCTGAAGCGGCTGATGGAGTTGGGGCTTGTGCGCCGGGAGGAGCGGGAGCTGTTCCGCGACCCCTTCCGGGACGAGACCGTCCAGCCGGACAGGCCGCGCCAGCTCAACCAGCACCAGCAGGCGGCCCTGGACAGCCTGCTGAGCCGTCTGGACAGCCGGGAATTCTCCCCCTTTCTGCTGCACGGCGTCACCGGCAGCGGCAAGACAGAGGTCTACCTGCAGGCCATCAGCCATACCCTGGCGCTGGGGATGAGCGCTCTGACCCTGGTGCCGGAGATTTCCCTGACCCCCCAGCTGGTGCGCCGCTTCCGGGCCCGCTTCGGTGACGGCATAGCCATCCTGCACAGCGGGCTGTCCGACGGCGAGCGCTACGACGAATGGCGCCGCATCCGGCGCGGCCTGGTCCGCATCGTCATCGGCGCCCGTTCGGCCATCTTCGCCCCGCTGGAGCGGATCGGCATCATCGTGGTGGACGAGGAGCACGACTCCTCCTTCAAGCAGAGCGACGGCCTGCGCTACAACGCCCGCGACCTGGCCCTGGTCAGGGGGCGCATGGAGGGGGCGCTGGTGCTGCTGGGATCGGCCACCCCGCTGATCACCTCCCAGTACGCCGTGGAACAGGGGAGGCTGGGACTGCTCACCCTGCCGGAGCGGGTGCGGGGCATCCCCATGCCAACGGTGGAAACCGTGGCCATGCAGGGGGTCAAGGGGACCATCTCCGCCCGCCTGCTCCAGGCACTGGAAGAGACCCTGGCCAGCGGGGAACAGTCCATCATCTTCCTCAACCGCCGCGGCTTCGCCACCTTCCTGGTCTGCAGCGAGTGCGGTCAGCCCCTGACCTGCCCCAACTGCTCCGTCACCCTCACCTTTCACCGCGGCCGCGGCCAGAGTGTCTGCCACTACTGCGACTTTGCCATCCCGGCCCCCGGCATCTGCCCCGGCTGCGGCTGCCCGGAATTGAAGGAACTGGGTGCCGGCACCGAACGGGTGGAGCACGAGCTGCGTGAACTGCTGCCGCACGCCCGCATCCTGCGCATGGACAGCGACACCACCACCGGCAGGGGGAGCCACGACCGGCTGCTGAGACGCATGAACGACGGAAGCGCCGACATCCTGATCGGCACCCAGATGATCACCAAGGGGCATGACTTCCCCAGCGTGACCCTGGTGGGGGTGATCAACGCCGAGGCCAGCCTGCACATGCCCGACTTCAGGAGTTCCGAACGCACCTTCCAGCTGCTCTGCCAGGTATTCGGCCGTGCCGGCCGCGGGGACACACCCGGCCGGGTGATCCTGCAGGCCCTGGACCCGGGGCATTACGCCATCCAGTGCGCCATTGACCACGACAGCGCCGGCTTCTACCGCCAGGAACTGGAGTTCAGGCGCGAGGCGGGCTACCCCCCCTTTTCCTTCCTGGCATCCCTGGCCCTGTCAGGCACCTGCGAGGAGGCGGTGGAGCAGCGCGCCGAGGCTGCCGCCCGTCTGCTGCTGAACATCAAACGGGAGCAGAAGCTGCGCACCGAACTCCTGGGGCCCGCGCCGGCGCCGCTGTACCGCCTGCGCGGCCGTTTCCGGCGCCGCATCCTGATCAAATCCGCCTCCCGCTCCGAACTGCGCCGGCTGATCGTCGCCTGGCGCGACCAGCGGGACTCCTCCAGCGTTCGGGAAGCCATGGATATCGATCCGCTGGACATGAGCTGA
- a CDS encoding ABC transporter ATP-binding protein has translation MHHGGMYAEEITGKAYDTRILMRFGQYVRPYSRTIAVVLVTLPLVAACRLAQPWLIKQAIDNHITTGRLAGLEEIALLFLAFLMGEALFAYLQVYLLQSVGQRVMSDMRAELFRHVTGLPVSWFDRTPVGSAVTRLTSDVEVLGEMFASGLITIVGDILLLIGIVSIMLWMDPRLSLATFSVLPPLLCLTWLFRRRMRQSFREVRARLGRLNAFLAESIGGMAIIQAFNRQNDEQRRFNELNASYRDANMPVILWDASLYAIVEALSSVAGALIIWYGGGRILAGALTFGVLVAFLQYIQKFFGPIRDLSAKYSVMQGAMAALERIFALLDTEDVQGSRFEVRGSKVAPLPPNHEPRTAPLEPATAHREQRPPLIELRHVCFSYREGEKVLDDFSLTVRRGERVALVGESGGGKTTITRLLTRFYEIQQGAILIDGRDIGTLEVAELRRRIGIVLQDPCLFSGSIEFNIHLGDEQARQRVRQAAAGVGADRFIERLLAGYGEEVRERGNNFSVGEKQLISFARALAFDPEILVLDEATASVDSAAERMIQEGIRGLMRGRTSLIIAHRLSTIRDADRIVVVQHGRTVEEGTHQQLMERRGVYHRLHQLQFSETTATHTTRAEQTP, from the coding sequence ATGCACCACGGCGGCATGTACGCTGAAGAGATCACCGGCAAGGCCTACGACACCCGCATCCTGATGCGCTTCGGCCAGTATGTGAGGCCCTATTCCCGCACCATCGCCGTCGTGCTGGTGACGCTGCCGCTGGTGGCTGCCTGTCGCCTGGCCCAACCCTGGCTCATCAAGCAGGCCATCGATAACCATATCACCACCGGGCGCCTGGCAGGGCTGGAGGAGATCGCCCTCCTGTTCCTGGCGTTCCTCATGGGGGAGGCGCTGTTCGCCTACCTGCAGGTCTATCTGTTGCAGTCCGTGGGACAACGGGTCATGTCAGACATGCGGGCGGAGCTCTTCCGGCACGTCACGGGGCTGCCGGTCTCCTGGTTCGACCGCACCCCGGTGGGGAGCGCGGTCACCCGCCTGACCAGCGATGTGGAGGTGCTGGGGGAGATGTTCGCCTCGGGGCTGATCACCATCGTGGGAGACATCCTGCTTTTGATCGGCATCGTCTCGATCATGCTCTGGATGGATCCGCGGCTGTCACTGGCGACCTTTTCGGTGCTGCCTCCGCTCCTCTGCCTGACCTGGCTCTTCCGCCGCCGCATGCGCCAGTCCTTCCGCGAGGTGCGCGCCCGCCTGGGCAGGCTGAACGCCTTTCTGGCCGAGAGTATCGGCGGCATGGCCATCATCCAGGCGTTCAACCGGCAAAATGACGAGCAGCGCCGCTTCAACGAGCTGAACGCTTCCTACCGGGACGCCAACATGCCGGTCATCCTGTGGGACGCCTCGCTCTACGCCATCGTGGAGGCGCTCTCCTCCGTTGCCGGCGCCCTGATCATCTGGTACGGCGGCGGCCGAATCCTGGCCGGCGCCCTGACCTTCGGCGTACTGGTTGCCTTTCTCCAGTACATACAGAAGTTTTTCGGCCCCATCCGCGACCTGTCGGCCAAGTACTCGGTCATGCAGGGGGCCATGGCCGCCCTGGAGCGCATCTTCGCCCTGCTGGATACGGAAGATGTCCAGGGTTCGAGATTCGAGGTTCGAGGTTCGAAGGTTGCCCCCCTACCCCCCAACCACGAACCACGAACCGCCCCTCTCGAACCGGCAACCGCGCACCGTGAGCAACGCCCCCCCCTGATCGAACTGCGCCACGTTTGCTTCAGCTACCGTGAGGGGGAAAAGGTGCTGGATGATTTCAGCCTGACCGTGCGGCGCGGGGAGCGGGTGGCCCTGGTGGGGGAGAGCGGCGGCGGCAAGACCACCATCACCCGCCTTTTGACCCGCTTTTACGAGATTCAGCAGGGGGCCATCCTGATCGACGGCAGAGATATCGGCACCCTGGAGGTGGCGGAACTGCGCCGCCGCATCGGCATCGTCCTGCAGGACCCCTGCCTGTTCAGCGGGAGCATCGAATTCAACATCCACCTGGGGGACGAACAAGCCAGGCAGCGGGTACGCCAGGCAGCGGCCGGCGTGGGGGCCGACCGCTTCATCGAGCGTTTGCTTGCCGGCTACGGGGAAGAGGTGCGGGAGCGGGGCAACAACTTTTCCGTGGGCGAAAAACAGCTGATCTCCTTTGCCCGCGCCCTGGCCTTCGACCCGGAGATTCTGGTGCTGGACGAGGCTACGGCAAGCGTTGACTCCGCCGCGGAGCGGATGATCCAGGAGGGAATCAGGGGGCTGATGCGGGGACGTACCTCCCTGATCATCGCCCACCGCCTCTCAACTATCCGGGATGCCGACCGTATCGTTGTCGTCCAGCATGGGCGCACGGTGGAAGAGGGCACCCACCAGCAGCTGATGGAGCGGCGTGGGGTCTACCACCGCCTGCACCAGTTGCAATTCAGCGAGACCACAGCGACACATACCACCAGAGCGGAGCAGACACCATGA
- a CDS encoding protoglobin domain-containing protein, whose product MITMQELREHYRFTDGDAELLLSLQSLAQEHLDSFSQEFYDYLYGLPDTAAILNKCNRVHLRQMHNTWFLSLFSGIYDNHYLSHLVRIGHAHVRVGLNVHFVNAAMNQVRHFLLNLIDGSYHDREQRRLLREAVEKMLDMNLDVMGSSYREEEMKKVFLSRRVESYLITATERFTFGLNLILVLALAGLSISVVCLFVWDIGHIFQGNIEKGILSALGELLILWMMIELMDNEIKNLKGGKFNILIFIGVIIVAIIREILISTLRHDDLTTQGFLAGTLLILGIVYYLVSLAQKNMTKG is encoded by the coding sequence ATGATAACCATGCAGGAACTACGCGAACACTACCGCTTCACCGACGGGGATGCCGAGCTGCTTCTGTCGCTCCAGTCCCTGGCACAAGAGCATTTGGACAGTTTCTCCCAGGAGTTTTACGACTACCTGTACGGTCTGCCCGACACGGCCGCCATCCTCAACAAATGCAACCGGGTCCACCTGCGCCAGATGCACAACACCTGGTTTTTATCGCTCTTCTCCGGCATCTACGACAACCACTACCTGAGCCACCTGGTACGCATCGGCCACGCCCACGTCAGGGTGGGCCTCAACGTGCATTTCGTCAACGCCGCCATGAACCAGGTGCGCCACTTCCTGCTCAACCTGATCGACGGCAGCTACCACGACCGGGAGCAGCGCCGCCTGCTGCGCGAGGCGGTGGAGAAGATGTTGGACATGAACCTGGACGTGATGGGCAGTTCCTACCGCGAGGAGGAGATGAAAAAGGTCTTCCTCTCCCGCAGGGTGGAATCTTACCTGATCACCGCCACGGAACGCTTTACCTTCGGGCTCAACCTGATACTGGTGCTGGCCCTGGCAGGGCTCTCCATCTCGGTGGTCTGCCTGTTCGTCTGGGATATCGGTCACATCTTCCAGGGCAACATAGAGAAAGGGATCCTGAGCGCCCTGGGTGAGCTGCTGATCCTCTGGATGATGATCGAGCTGATGGACAACGAGATCAAGAATCTGAAGGGGGGCAAGTTCAACATCCTGATCTTCATCGGCGTGATCATCGTGGCCATAATCCGCGAGATACTGATCTCCACCCTGCGTCACGACGACCTGACCACCCAGGGCTTCCTTGCCGGAACCCTGCTGATCCTGGGGATCGTCTACTACCTGGTCTCCCTGGCCCAGAAGAACATGACAAAGGGGTGA
- a CDS encoding YqeG family HAD IIIA-type phosphatase, with protein sequence MATLPAAHILAGFTHGFRHRRELARILAETPANCSILRLDPHRLRAEGIRVLALDFDGVLAPHGSPVPLPVAVEWMDRCAALFGEANIFILSNKPTDERRQWFGNRFPAMRFISGVRKKPFPDGLERVAEMAVVPPSAILMVDDRLLTGCLGALVAGARPAYIRAPYVSFSQRPLAELVFMLLRSSERLLVRLGGVTSQYIE encoded by the coding sequence ATGGCCACCCTGCCCGCAGCCCATATTCTGGCCGGCTTCACCCACGGCTTCCGCCACCGCCGGGAACTGGCCCGCATCCTGGCTGAGACTCCCGCCAACTGTTCCATCCTGAGGCTCGACCCACACAGACTCAGGGCCGAGGGCATCCGGGTGCTGGCCCTGGATTTCGACGGCGTGCTGGCGCCCCACGGAAGCCCCGTCCCGCTCCCCGTGGCAGTGGAGTGGATGGATCGCTGCGCCGCGCTCTTCGGCGAGGCGAACATCTTCATCCTCTCCAACAAGCCGACGGACGAGCGCCGCCAATGGTTCGGGAACCGCTTCCCCGCCATGCGCTTCATCTCCGGCGTACGCAAGAAGCCGTTCCCCGACGGCCTGGAGAGGGTCGCGGAGATGGCGGTGGTCCCACCTTCAGCCATCCTGATGGTTGACGACCGGCTGCTCACCGGCTGCCTGGGAGCGCTGGTGGCCGGCGCCCGTCCCGCCTACATCCGCGCCCCCTACGTCTCCTTCAGCCAGCGTCCCCTGGCGGAGCTGGTCTTTATGCTGCTACGCTCATCCGAGCGGCTGCTGGTCCGCCTGGGGGGGGTAACCTCCCAATATATCGAATAA
- a CDS encoding integron integrase: MLLIPNAMFTGYVAHLNTRGIDAAIHAEYKKWLRYYLDFCDKYPVPESKSERVRLFCEKLREKKQSDNQRQRAAHAVSLYFEMKQEEEYTKVRERYSLEAGAGTVAELKEYEMSAPAESQSVPDETERLIVRRSPSQYTEAGYQEKSKSPEWDALLATMAAEIKVRHYSRKTLKTYANWSRQFQRFLKDKSPQELATADVKEYMTYLAVQCKVAASTQNQAFNALLFLYRHGLKREFGELRDVPRAKKSLYIPVVLSRPEIDAILAQLSYPFNLVVKLLFGCGLRQFECLQLRVRDFNFDAGILTIHGKGKKDRTVPLPESLVPELRAQIKVVGELHDRDLSAGYDGVFLDDAVEKKYPKAPKEFVHQWFFPQKNLTLVAETGQRRRWHLHESELQEALYPAVRRAKIPKRVTSHTFRHSFATHLLQAGYDIRVIQTLLGHSSLKTTMIYTHCVPVRTVKEPKSPLDF, encoded by the coding sequence ATGCTACTTATTCCGAATGCCATGTTTACCGGCTATGTTGCGCATCTCAATACGCGGGGAATCGACGCTGCCATTCATGCGGAGTACAAAAAGTGGCTGCGGTATTATCTTGATTTCTGCGATAAGTATCCGGTTCCTGAATCCAAGTCAGAACGTGTTCGGCTGTTCTGCGAAAAACTGCGGGAGAAGAAACAGTCTGACAATCAGCGACAGCGGGCTGCCCATGCCGTCTCGCTCTATTTTGAGATGAAGCAAGAGGAAGAATACACGAAAGTTCGGGAACGTTACTCTCTTGAGGCGGGTGCCGGAACAGTAGCGGAATTGAAAGAATATGAAATGTCGGCCCCGGCTGAGTCTCAATCTGTTCCCGATGAAACAGAACGCCTCATCGTCAGGAGAAGTCCATCTCAGTATACCGAGGCTGGATATCAGGAAAAATCAAAATCACCGGAATGGGATGCACTGCTGGCCACGATGGCGGCAGAAATCAAGGTGCGCCATTATTCCCGCAAGACGTTGAAAACCTATGCCAACTGGTCCCGGCAGTTCCAGCGCTTCCTGAAGGATAAGTCACCACAGGAACTTGCGACCGCTGATGTGAAGGAATATATGACGTACCTGGCGGTACAATGCAAAGTTGCGGCATCAACCCAGAATCAGGCATTCAATGCCCTATTGTTTCTCTATCGCCACGGCTTGAAACGGGAATTCGGTGAGCTGCGCGACGTGCCACGGGCAAAAAAGTCTTTGTATATCCCGGTCGTTCTTTCCCGGCCCGAGATCGACGCCATCCTTGCCCAGCTCTCCTATCCGTTTAATCTGGTGGTGAAGCTGCTGTTCGGCTGCGGATTGCGGCAGTTCGAGTGTCTTCAACTGAGGGTGCGGGATTTCAATTTTGACGCCGGCATTCTTACCATCCACGGCAAGGGGAAGAAGGATCGCACCGTGCCGTTGCCGGAGTCGCTCGTGCCGGAATTGCGAGCGCAGATCAAGGTGGTTGGCGAACTGCATGACCGGGACCTGAGCGCCGGGTACGATGGAGTGTTTCTGGATGACGCTGTGGAGAAGAAATACCCCAAGGCGCCCAAGGAGTTCGTCCACCAGTGGTTTTTCCCTCAGAAGAATCTGACCCTGGTTGCGGAAACCGGCCAGCGTCGGCGCTGGCATTTGCATGAATCGGAGCTTCAGGAGGCGCTCTATCCGGCGGTGCGCAGGGCTAAAATCCCCAAGAGGGTAACATCACACACTTTCCGTCACTCATTTGCCACTCACCTGCTGCAGGCCGGTTACGATATCCGCGTGATTCAAACCCTGTTGGGACATTCCAGCCTGAAAACCACCATGATCTACACCCACTGCGTGCCGGTCAGGACGGTGAAAGAGCCGAAGAGCCCGCTGGATTTCTGA